Proteins from one Mus caroli chromosome 3, CAROLI_EIJ_v1.1, whole genome shotgun sequence genomic window:
- the LOC110291977 gene encoding late cornified envelope protein 3B-like, with protein sequence MSCQQSQKQCQPPPKCPSPKCSPKCPPKSTTQCLPAASSCCATSSGSCSVPSSEGGCCLSHHRRRSHRCMHRSSSSCDRGSGQQSGGSGCGHSSGGCS encoded by the coding sequence ATGTCCTGCCAGCAGAGCCAGAAGCAGTGCCAGCCTCCTCCCAAGTGCCCCTCCCCAAAGTGCTCCCCAAAATGCCCCCCAAAGAGCACAACACAGTGTCTGCCTGCAGCCTCTTCCTGCTGTGCTACAAGCTCTGGGAGCTGCAGTGTCCCTAGCTCTGAGGGAGGCTGCTGCCTGAGCCACCACAGGCGCAGGTCCCACAGATGCATGCACAGGAGCTCCAGTTCCTGTGACCGTGGCAGTGGTCAGCAGTCTGGGGGTTCAGGCTGTGGTCACAGCTCT